TGGATCAAACTTTAGGCCTGTAAAACCAGCTTCTTTGACTGCTTGTGCTTGTCGCGCATAATCTTCGGGATTATGCCCACCACCAGTAAACCAATAATTGGCATACAACAGGATCTCTTTACGGAATGCACCGCCCAACAGTTCATAACATGGTACACCAAGCACCTTACCTTTCAAATCCAATAGTGCCATATCAATACCAGAAATGGCGCACATGCTAGCACCATAAGGTCCAATCCAATTGAGGTCGCGGTAGAGTTTGGTCCAGATAAAATCTGTTTTCATCGGATCCAGACCAATAATACGCTGCCCCACGTGCTTGGCGGCCTCATACACAATGGGGCTGCCAGGCCAGTTGGTCGCTTCGCCTACACCCGTATGCCCCGTATCAGTGTAAATCTTGACTAAAGTCCAATTATATTTTACGCCTTCAACCAGCCAGACTTTAACATCTATAATCTTCATTGTTCTACTATTTTTAATTTATCTTAAGAATAATCTGTCCGCTTAACTTATCGCCTTTTTTTAACTTTTTGCGCCCATAGCTATGCGGCGATCCATAAAAAGGCTCCGAGCCATTATTCGAATAATCAGCTATCAACCATTGTATATGCTGATCCTGTTTCCAGGCTCTTGCATGCTGCTGTCCATTCGACAATACCTTTACCGCTGCGGCAGGGCTATGCAAACTTGCCCAGTAAATATTTCCCTTTGTCGACCTAAAGTCGTTCGAACCCAATATATTGGCATCGTCTTTCCAATCTTTCGCTTGTGGCTTACCGTGCTCTTCTACTTCATACAACGGTAGGGCATACAATACAGCCTCCCCCTCGTTGCGTCCGATATGATTGGCAGGATAAGTGGAAAATGATCCATTTCGCGACCATGCCAACTTATCGTAAGATAAAGGCAATTCTAGCATCAGACCAGCTTGATAGAGATTCATTTCCTGTCCCTGCTGATAAACCATTTCATACTCCACCCGCAATAGGCCATTTTTAAGGAAAACAAATTTTTGTTTTCCGGTGCCTTGCTGATACCGCAGGTCGAAGTGAACACTTATACTGTCGCCTGTCTGACTGGCTTCTGCAGCATCCGCAAATAAGGTATACTGCTCGTACTGTTTCAATGGCGCAATGTTATTTTGATAGGTCTCTCCCGCCACATTTGGCTTGCCCCCATCTTCCGCATTTGCTTCGATGAGCGCTAACGCCGGCCCCTTCGTCAAAATAAGCTCACCATCTTTGCGCACAGCAAGCAATTTGCCATAGGTTCGGCTGAAAGTATAATTCACATTTCCCTGCTTTACATAAATATACGCCGAATCTTGTTTGAGCTGTAATTCCGTAGCCGAAAACTTTTCCTGATTTTTGGCAACTTTCTCAAAAAGCTCATTTTCAACCTCGTTTTGCTGATTGTCCATGGCAATAATTCGCAATGAGCCATAATCCGCTTGGATCGGTAAAACGACCTCGCTACTCGTCCGCGGTCCAATCGCTGCCCTAAAAGGAACCTCCTTACCATCTACAATGGCCACAAGTTTGAGCTGATCAAGGGAAAGAAAATCGTATCTGTTTTCAATATTGACCACCACTTTACCATTCTTCAATTGCGGTGTACCGATCCTGACAGGCGAATAAGCCTTTTTCATTCCAAAATACTCTGGTTTTGGCCTACGCCATCCATCAATCGGTCCCCAAGGTCCATAACCCACGATACGTCCATCGGGCAGATGAAAGGTATCATCGATTCCACTCCATATAGCACCACCCAAGTTGGCCGAATGCTTATAGATAGCATCAACAAAAGTTACTAAGGGGGCATTATAAGCATCGCGGATACCAGGGTCGGTCAGCAATTCACGCCGGTTGTAGGTCGACAAATGGGCATATTCACCAAATAAAGTGGGCCTTTTCATGGTATCGGTAGCCGCAGGACCATCGATACCCGGATAGTGGTAATTGGCAATATCCGCTTTACTTCCGCCATTATTAAAGCCACCCCAGGTCTGATCGTGAAAACTGGTTGGACGCGTTGGATCCAAGGCCTTCACACGCGTATTGACTTCAGCCCACAGCGGGCTCCAATGCGACTCATTGCCCAGCGACCAGAATAATATCGACGGATGATTGCGGTTGCTCAGTACATTATCGATGTTTGCCCCCAACATGACGGGCAAAAAACGTTTGTCTTTGTAGTCCCATTTTCGCCAAATCGGTGATGCACCATGTTGTATCCAGCTCAAAGCCGCTTCACTCTCCACATACATTCCCAACTCGTCTGCCGCATTCAAAAATTCTTCCGATGGCGGGTAGTGCGACGTGCGGATGTAATTGACATTGGCCTGTTTAAATAAAACAACATCCTGCCGATCTATTGCCGGATCAGATGCTCGACCATTCAGCGGATGTACCTCATGTCGATTGACCCCTCTCAATTTGACGGGTTTGCCGTTTACCATCAACTGATTTTTGACGACTTCAATTTCACGAAATCCGACCTTTTGCTTGTTGGTCTGTATCGCCTTTCCATCCGCAATTAATGCCGTTTCCAACACATAGAGGTAAGGTGTCTCCGCCGACCAGTGCATCGGTTTTTTTACTGCTAATAGACTTTCGATCTGTTTATGGCACCCTACCCCAAGCTGAATCTTGTCGGAGGATTTTTCAAGCACTGTCTTGCCGTCAGCATCTCGGAGTACGTAGTGCAATTGAACCTGCTGCTGCTGGTTTGAACTATTTTGTACCAAGCCCGCAAGTTTAAGCGCTGCATGGACATATTTTGAATCGAAATCAGTTGCAACCACCGCATCCGAAATATGCACCTTAGGCACTGTAAACAAAGTTGCTTTGCGCAAAATTCCACCCACAGTATGCACTGCGTACTGAGACACACAAGACAATATATCACTGATGGTATTGGCCTGAATTTCTACAGTCAGTTTATTTTTTCCTTTGTTGACCTTTCCAGTTAGGTCGACCTGAAAAGCTACAAATCCACCTTCATGTTCACCAACTACCTGATCGTTTACCTTGACAAGCGCATGTGAACTGACTCCGTCAAAGCGAATGTATACTGGATTGCCTTCCCAATCGTCGGGTACATCAAACAAACGCTCGTACACTGCCGTTTCACCCGCAGCGACATGCTGGCCTTGCATTTCCCATTCTCCCGGTACCTGAATGGCCACGGGCTTCGTATTGGCCATCCTGAAGCTCCACTGTCCATTTAACAGTATCCGGCTGGTTTTACTTGTGGCCAACTGGTCGGGCAAGGGCGTCAAAAATGGTCCAGCCTGTTGTGCCGACAGATTTCCCAGGGACGAACAGGCCAGCAACAGCGCTAACCAGCTTCCTTTGCTTAATTTGAATTTACATAATTCCATATTTTTCAAATGCTTCTTTGGCACCCATGCCTTCCATAACCTTATTCAATACGACTTTTTCTGCTCTCGCTTTTTCAAATGCCCGAGCGAAAACCTCCTGTTCATGTTCGCGTGGTACCACGCAGACACCATCAATATCGCCGATCAGCATATCGCCATCCTTGATCAGGACATTCCCAAAATGGATGGGAACACGCCAGTCAATAACCTTTCCTCGTGGTGCCTGATCCTGTGCATAACAGCCCATCGAGAAACAAGGAAATTCAAGTGCCAAAATCCCCACGGTATCTCTTGAGTAGCCATTGACAATCGCCCCATGTGCACCCAATGTTTTGGCCCGCGCACTCATAATCTCCCCCCAAAGCGCATAGTCAGGCGAAGAGCCACTGCAAATATAAATCTCGCCCGGACGTAGATCATCCAAAGCTTCAAGCATAAATCCAAATGATTTAGCCAGTACAGGATTCTTCGACTGTTGTTCAGCATTTCCGCAAACATCGGCCTCCAATACCGTCATTGCCCGACCAATTAAAAACAAATCTGATTTTAACGGCCTTATATTCGGTGGCAGAAATTGATGGAACAATCCCATTTTGTCCATCACGTCCCCAATGACAGCTGTAAAAAGTTCCTTACGGATCAGCTCAAAAAGCTCCCCATCATTTGCCCATTCCACCAGATAGTTTTTTTTCATTTTTTATATAAATTAGATCATGTTACCACAAAATGAACCCGAATTGTGTTTGCGCCGCAGATAAATGATTTGATCAATCCAAGCCCACATCGTGATACCATTAGAATTTTAATGTGATAGATCCCTGGCAGGGTGACGCTTCCAAAGTCTTGCAGTAATTGCCCCAGGCAATTTCAGGATAATCCCATTTGTTGTTTACATACAGAACCAGCTGTTCATTTTCCAGGCGATCCAAACGGCACGCATTGTCGCCCAGTGGAGAAACCACATGCATCAGGTTCTTTGCACCACTACCCAAAGAATAGTAGTATATATTTTCTTTCATGCCCTTCGCCTGCTGCGTTAGCGGATGCTGGCTACGTGCACCTTTATCGGCCCAATAGTAATAGTTGTGCGTATCCATGTACCAGGGCTGCTTAGGCTCTTGACCATACGGCGTCGTATCCATAGAAGACAAGCATGCTGTTCCTTCATTGCCCGCAAATGATTCTTGGGGATAATCGTTCCAATAACCATTTCTGCTCCAGGCAATACGATCGAGCTCGTTGCTTAGATAATACTTAAGGCCGATCTCACGCAGGTAGCCATTGGGCTCACCTTGGGTATGATATAAAGTCTTCATTTCTCCTTTACCGTCGATAGTTAGATCAAACTGAATGGATAAACTGCCATTTTTTCCCACAATCGATACCAGGGCCAAATTGTCTTTGATATGCACATCCAATTTGCTCAATTGCCAATTTCTATCTTCGAGTAGGTATTTACTTGCACTTTTGCGTACTTCTGCACCAGTCAGGTGATTGAGGTTGATGTCCATATTTAAGAAAGGACCTTTTTGAATCACTACCTTACCACCAATTGTTGCATTTTCAATCAGGCCTGTTGCTTTCGAAATCGGAAAGGTGAAGTTTTTTCCCCTGATCAGATAAAGACCAGACTCTTCAACAAGCTGAATATCTCCATTCTGAGTCGATTCAGGCATTTTAACCGGATGCTCACCCAAGAAATAACGATAGCTATCCAGCATCAACCCTTTGCCATCCACAAAGCGCAAAGCCAGTTGCTCCCCCTGCTGCCAGGCTAAACCAGGCAGTTGAATATAGCCTTTCTGATGCGGTGCGATGTCGGGTAATCCTAAGGTGTAGGTCTTTCCGTCATAGGTGTACTGCAGTTTAATTTCCTGGAGCGAAGTATGATCAAATCGATTATATACGGGGATCGTTAGCGGCTGAAAGCGGGCAAAATCAGGTATAATCTTTCCTTTCAAGGTGATCAATACAGTAGACTGTGCTTTTTTTGTTGACCAAAATTCAGGTTTCTTGCGTCGCCAAACATCGACGATCCCCCACTCACCGTAGCCTATC
The Sphingobacterium multivorum genome window above contains:
- a CDS encoding glycoside hydrolase family 2 TIM barrel-domain containing protein; amino-acid sequence: MELCKFKLSKGSWLALLLACSSLGNLSAQQAGPFLTPLPDQLATSKTSRILLNGQWSFRMANTKPVAIQVPGEWEMQGQHVAAGETAVYERLFDVPDDWEGNPVYIRFDGVSSHALVKVNDQVVGEHEGGFVAFQVDLTGKVNKGKNKLTVEIQANTISDILSCVSQYAVHTVGGILRKATLFTVPKVHISDAVVATDFDSKYVHAALKLAGLVQNSSNQQQQVQLHYVLRDADGKTVLEKSSDKIQLGVGCHKQIESLLAVKKPMHWSAETPYLYVLETALIADGKAIQTNKQKVGFREIEVVKNQLMVNGKPVKLRGVNRHEVHPLNGRASDPAIDRQDVVLFKQANVNYIRTSHYPPSEEFLNAADELGMYVESEAALSWIQHGASPIWRKWDYKDKRFLPVMLGANIDNVLSNRNHPSILFWSLGNESHWSPLWAEVNTRVKALDPTRPTSFHDQTWGGFNNGGSKADIANYHYPGIDGPAATDTMKRPTLFGEYAHLSTYNRRELLTDPGIRDAYNAPLVTFVDAIYKHSANLGGAIWSGIDDTFHLPDGRIVGYGPWGPIDGWRRPKPEYFGMKKAYSPVRIGTPQLKNGKVVVNIENRYDFLSLDQLKLVAIVDGKEVPFRAAIGPRTSSEVVLPIQADYGSLRIIAMDNQQNEVENELFEKVAKNQEKFSATELQLKQDSAYIYVKQGNVNYTFSRTYGKLLAVRKDGELILTKGPALALIEANAEDGGKPNVAGETYQNNIAPLKQYEQYTLFADAAEASQTGDSISVHFDLRYQQGTGKQKFVFLKNGLLRVEYEMVYQQGQEMNLYQAGLMLELPLSYDKLAWSRNGSFSTYPANHIGRNEGEAVLYALPLYEVEEHGKPQAKDWKDDANILGSNDFRSTKGNIYWASLHSPAAAVKVLSNGQQHARAWKQDQHIQWLIADYSNNGSEPFYGSPHSYGRKKLKKGDKLSGQIILKIN
- a CDS encoding RraA family protein, which produces MKKNYLVEWANDGELFELIRKELFTAVIGDVMDKMGLFHQFLPPNIRPLKSDLFLIGRAMTVLEADVCGNAEQQSKNPVLAKSFGFMLEALDDLRPGEIYICSGSSPDYALWGEIMSARAKTLGAHGAIVNGYSRDTVGILALEFPCFSMGCYAQDQAPRGKVIDWRVPIHFGNVLIKDGDMLIGDIDGVCVVPREHEQEVFARAFEKARAEKVVLNKVMEGMGAKEAFEKYGIM